A window of Thiocapsa bogorovii genomic DNA:
CCGGCTCGGGACAGGTGCATCTCGACGACGTCTGGCTTGGCCCGATCGCGACAGAGGACGAAACGGCCACGGAATCCGGCGGCACCGCAGCCCCGGGTGTGAACGCCTTCCGGCCCGAGGTCATCGCCGCCCTGCAGCAGCTGCGCCCCGGCTATCTGCGCGACTGGCAGAACCAGCTCGGCGACACGCTTGACAACCGCCTGGCCGCGCCACATGCCCGGCGTGCAAGCCGGTATCGACCCGGCAACGGTGCAGAGTTCAGCTATAGTCTGCCCGAGTTCTTCGATCTCAGCCGCAGCGTCGGGGCCAACCCCTGGCTGGTCATGCCCACGACCTTCACGACCGAAGAGGCACGGCGTCTCGGCGCGTGGCTCGCCGAACGCATCGAGACCGACGGGTTCTCGGAGGTCCTGGTCGAATTCGGCAACGAGAACTGGAATTCCATCTTCCGCCCGGCCGGAATCCAAGACCCGGCTCACCACGGCGCCGCAGCCGACCGGCTCTTCACGGCACTCGAAGACGGCGCCGGCAACCATCCTGCACTGCGCCGCGTCGTCAACGCCCAACACGCCAACCCCTACGCGGCGGGCAAGGTCGCCGCGGCCAGCACGAAAGCCGACATCCTCGCCGTCGCCCCCTATATGCTCTCGCGCCTGGATGCGGTCGATGGGGATCGGGCGCTCGAGCTGCTGTTCGAGGACGACGACGGACGCCTGGAGGAGATCACCGGACGGCAACCCGCCGAGCAGGAGTTGGCCGTCTACGAGGTCAATCTGCATACGACCCGGGGCGACATCGCCGCAGACGACCGCGCCGCGATCGTCACGGGCGCCGCCTCCGGACCCGCCTTGGCCAAGCGGTTGCTCGAGGCGATGGCCCTGGGCGCACGGCGCCAGTGCGTCTATACGCTCGCCGGCTTCGACACGCGTCTCGAGGGCAACGCGGGTCTGGTCCCGCTGTTCGGCGTCACGCGCGACCTGACCCGCGGCGATCGACTGCGCCCGACCGGATGGGCGATCGCCTTGCTGAATCAGGTCATCGGCGGCGATCTCCACCGGGCATCCATGACCGACGAGGATACCGGATTGCACGTCGCCACCTTCCGAGGCCCGCATGGCTGGTCGGTCGCCATCGTCTCCGATGCCCCCGAGCCCCGACGCCTGACGCTGCGCTTCCCGGACACGCAGAGCCCGAGACCGACGGGCGGGTACGTCCTCGATGCCTCCGATCCGTTCAAAGGCAACGAGACCGCGGACGCGGTTCAGCCGCAACCCCTCGCCGTTCGGTCGGTCGGCAAGAAGCGGATTCGGGTCACCGTTCCGGCTTACAGCCTGGTCGTCCTGGGACCGGCGGAGGTACTGCTATGACGCACGACGCGCTTGTCTGGCCCTCGATGCTGCTCGGCATCCTGCTCGCCGTGCCGAGCCTACCCGGCACGATCGAGCTGCTGCTGCTGACGCTCGGCGGAATCCTCCCGCCGCGGCGCGAAGACGGAGCGGACCACGCGGTGCCGATCGAACGGATCGCCGTCCTGGTCCCGGCCCATGACGAGGCCGAGGGCATTGCGCAGACCGTCGCCTCGCTGCGCGCCTGCGACTCCGGCGATGCGGGTTTCGAGGTCGTGGTCATCGCCGACAACTGCACCGACAACACCGCCGAGCTGGCGCGCTCGGCCGGGGCGCGTGTGTTGGAGCGCCGGGACCCGCAGCGCAGAGGCAAAGGCTTTGCCCTCGACTTCGCTTTCCGCAGCTTGCTGAAAGAGCCCTTCGATGGCTTTATCGTGGTCGATGCCGATACGCGGGTCGAGCTGAATCTGGTGACAGAGCTGCGACGACTGATGCGCCGCGGTGCCGCGGCGATCCAATGCTGCTATCGGCTCGACAATCCGGAGCATAGCCTGCGCGCCCGACTCCGGGGCATTGCATGGATGGCGTTCAACGTGCTGCGCCTGCGCGGGCGCGAGCGCTGGAGACTCTCTGTCGGCCTCCTCGGCAACGGCTTCGGGCTGACCCGCGAGACCCTTCTGGAAGAGCCTTACGAGGCGACCAGCGTCGTCGAGGACATGGAATATCATCTGCGACTGGTCGCCGCCGGTCGGCGCGTGGTGTTTGCCCCGAACACCGGGGTTTGGTCGGACGCGCCCTACACCCGTGAGGCCGGTGCCGGCCAGCGAGCGCGCTGGGAGGGC
This region includes:
- a CDS encoding glycosyltransferase family 2 protein; the encoded protein is MTHDALVWPSMLLGILLAVPSLPGTIELLLLTLGGILPPRREDGADHAVPIERIAVLVPAHDEAEGIAQTVASLRACDSGDAGFEVVVIADNCTDNTAELARSAGARVLERRDPQRRGKGFALDFAFRSLLKEPFDGFIVVDADTRVELNLVTELRRLMRRGAAAIQCCYRLDNPEHSLRARLRGIAWMAFNVLRLRGRERWRLSVGLLGNGFGLTRETLLEEPYEATSVVEDMEYHLRLVAAGRRVVFAPNTGVWSDAPYTREAGAGQRARWEGGRFRMVLDWTPVLLRRVMSGEHRLIEPLLELLLLPLAFHVLLLLVALLPPFEPTRTYAFLGLALVAVHVLAAIRIGGGGWRDLLALATAPFYILWKLTILRAIGRASRNDAAWVRTERNEAEQKD